In Kogia breviceps isolate mKogBre1 chromosome 19, mKogBre1 haplotype 1, whole genome shotgun sequence, a single genomic region encodes these proteins:
- the HDAC5 gene encoding histone deacetylase 5 isoform X5 produces MNSPTESDGMPGREPSLEILPRTPLHGLPVAVEVKPVLPGAMPSSMGGGGGGSPSPVELRGALAGPVDPALREQQLQQELLALKQQQQLQKQLLFAEFQKQHDHLTRQHEVQLQKHLKQQQEMLAAKRQQELEQQRQREQQRQEELEKQRLEQQLLVLRNKEKSKESAIASTEVKLRLQEFLLSKSKEPPPGGLNHSLPQHPKCWGAHHASLDQSSPPQSGPPGTPPSYKLPLLGPYDSRDDFPLRKTASEPNLKVRSRLKQKVAERRSSPLLRRKDGTVISTFKKRAVEITGAGPGAAAVCNSAPGSGPSSPNSSHSTIAENGFTGSVPNIPTEMLPQHRALPLDSSPNQFSLYTSPSLPNISLGLQATVTVTNSHLTASPKLSTQQEAERQALQSLRQGGALTGKFMSTSSIPGCLLGVALEGDTSPHGHASLLQHVLLLEQARQQSTLIAVPLHGQSPLVTGERVATSMRTVGKLPRHRPLSRTQSSPLPQSPQALQQLVMQQQHQQFLEKQKQQQLGKILTKTGELPRQPTTHPEETEEELTEQQEAFLGEGALTIPREGSTESESTQEDLEEEEEEEEEEEEEEEEEEEDCIQVKDEEGESGAEEGPDLEESSAGYKKVFADAQQLQPLQVYQAPLSLATVPHQALGRTQSSPAAPGGMKSPPDQPTKHLFTTGVVYDTFMLKHQCMCGNTHVHPEHAGRIQSIWSRLQETGLLSKCERIRGRKATLDEIQTVHSEYHTLLYGTSPLNRQKLDSKKLLAGPISQKMYAMLPCGGIGVDSDTVWNEMHSSSAVRMAVGCLVELAFKVATGELKNGFAIIRPPGHHAEESTAMGFCFFNSVAITAKLLQQKLNVGKVLIVDWDIHHGNGTQQAFYNDPSVLYISLHRYDNGNFFPGSGAPEEVGGGPGVGYNVNVAWTGGVDPPIGDVEYLTAFRTVVMPIAHEFSPDVVLVSAGFDAVEGHLSPLGGYSVTARCFGHLTRQLMTLAGGRVVLALEGGHDLTAICDASEACVSALLSVELQPLDEAVLQQKPSVNAVATLEKVIEIQSKHWSCVQRFAAGLGRSLREAQAGETEEAETVSAMALLSVGAEQAQAAAGREHSPRPAEEPMEQEPAL; encoded by the exons ATGGGATGCCAGGCCGGGAACCATCCTTGGAAATCCTGCCTCGGACCCCTCTACATGGCCTCCCTGTGGCAG TGGAGGTGAAGCCGGTGCTGCCAGGGGCCATGCCCAGCTccatggggggcgggggaggaggcaGTCCCAGCCCCGTGGAGCTGCGGGGTGCGCTGGCAGGCCCCGTGGACCCCGCGCTGCGGGAGCAGCAGCTACAACAGGAGCTCCTGGCGctcaagcagcagcagcagctgcagaaGCAGCTCCTGTTCGCTGAGTTCCAGAAACAGCACGACCACCTGACCCGGCAGCATGAGGTCCAGCTGCAGAAGCACCTCAAG cagcagcaggagatgCTGGCAGCCAAGAGGCAGCAGGAGCTGGAGCAGCAGCGGCAGCGGGAGCAGCAGCGGCAGGAGGAGCTGGAGAAGCAGCGGCTGGAGCAGCAGCTGCTCGTCCTGCGCAACAAGGAGAAGAGCAAAGAGA GTGCCATCGCCAGCACTGAGGTGAAGCTGAGGCTCCAGGAATTCCTCCTGTCGAAGTCAAAGGAGCCCCCACCAGGCGGCCTCAACCATTCCCTCCCACAGCATCCCAAATGCTG GGGAGCCCACCATGCTTCTTTGGACCAGAGTTCCCCTCCCCAGAGCGGCCCCCCTGGGACGCCTCCCTCCTACAAACTGCCTTTGCTTGGGCCCTACGACAGCCGCGATGACTTCCCCCTCCGCAAAACAG CCTCCGAACCCAACTTAAAAGTACGTTCGAGGCTAAAGCAGAAGGTGGCCGAGCGGAGAAGCAGTCCCCTCCTGCGTCGCAAGGACGGGACTGTCATTAGCACCTTTAAGAAGAGAGCTGTTGAGATCACAGGTGCCGGGCCTGGAG CGGCAGCCGTGTGTAACAGCGCACCAGGCTCCGGCCCCAGCTCTCCTAACAGCTCCCACAGCACCATCGCCGAGAATGGCTTTACTGGCTCAGTCCCCAACATCCCCACCGAG ATGCTCCCCCAGCACCGGGCCCTCCCTCTGGACAGCTCCCCCAACCAGTTCAGCCTCTACACGTCTCCCTCTCTGCCCAACATCTCCCTAGGGCTGCAGGCCACGGTCACCGTCACCAACTCGCACCTCACC gcctccccGAAGCTTTCGACGCAGCAGGAGGCCGAGAGGCAGGCCCTCCAGTCCCTGCGGCAGGGTGGTGCACTGACGGGCAAGTTCATGAGCACATCCTCTATCCCCGGCTGCCTGCTGGGCGTGGCACTGGAGGGCGACACCAGCCCCCACGGGCATGCCTCCCTGCTGCAGCATGTGCTGCTGCTGGAGCAGGCCCGGCAGCAGAGCACCCTCATTGCTG TGCCGCTCCACGGGCAGTCCCCGCTGGTGACGGGTGAGCGCGTGGCCACCAGCATGCGGACGGTGGGCAAGCTCCCTCGGCACCGGCCCCTGAGCCGCACTCAGTCCTCGCCGCTGCCCCAGAGCCCCCAGGCCCTGCAGCAGCTGGTCATGCAGCAGCAGCACCAGCAGTTCCTAGAGAAGCAGAAGCAGCAACAGCTGGGCAAG ATCCTCACCAAGACTGGGGAGCTGCCTCGGCAGCCCACCACCCACCCcgaggagacagaggaggagctgacagaGCAGCAGGAGGCCTTCCTGGGGGAGGGAGCCCTGACCATACCCCGAGAAGGCTCCACGGAGAGTGAGAGCACACAGGAagacctggaggaggaggaagaggaggaggaggaggaggaagaggaggaggaggaggaggaggaggactgcATCCAGGTCAAGGATGAGGAGGGCGAGAGTGGTGCTGAGGAGGGGCCCGACTTGGAGGAGTCCAGTGCTGGTTACAAAAAG GTGTTTGCAGATGCCCAGCAGCTGCAGCCGTTGCAGGTGTACCAGGCGCCCCTCAGCCTGGCCACTGTGCCTCATCAGGCCCTGGGCCGCACCCAGTCCTCACCTGCTGCCCCTGGGGGCATGAAGAGCCCCCCGGACCAGCCCACCAAGCACCTCTTCACCACAG GTGTGGTCTACGACACGTTCATGCTGAAGCACCAGTGCATGTGTGGCAACACACACGTGCACCCCGAGCATGCTGGCCGGATCCAGAGCATCTGGTCTCGGCTGCAGGAGACAGGCCTGCTCAGCAAGTGTGAG CGGATCCGGGGTCGCAAAGCCACGCTGGATGAGATCCAGACGGTGCACTCCGAATACCACACCCTGCTCTATGGGACCAGCCCCCTCAACCGACAGAAGCTGGACAGCAAGAAGCTGCTCG CAGGCCCCATCAGCCAGAAGATGTACGCCATGCTGCCCTGTGGGGGCATCGGG GTGGACAGTGACACCGTGTGGAATGAGATGCACTCCTCCAGTGCCGTGCGCATGGCGGTGGGCTGCCTGGTGGAGCTGGCTTTCAAGGTGGCGACGGGGGAGCTCAAG AATGGTTTTGCCATCATCCGGCCCCCAGGACACCACGCGGAGGAATCCACAGCCAT GGGATTCTGCTTCTTCAACTCTGTAGCCATCACAGCCAAACTCCTGCAGCAGAAACTGAATGTGGGCAAGGTTCTCATCGTGGACTGG GACATTCACCACGGCAATGGCACCCAGCAAGCATTCTACAACGACCCCTCCGTGCTCTACATCTCCCTGCATCGCTATGACAACGGGAACTTCTTTCCGGGCTCTGGGGCTCCTGAAGAG GTTGGCGGAGGGCCGGGCGTGGGGTACAATGTGAACGTGGCATGGACGGGAGGTGTGGATCCCCCCATCGGAGACGTGGAGTACCTAACGGCCTTCAG GACAGTGGTGATGCCCATTGCCCACGAGTTCTCACCTGACGTGGTCCTGGTCTCTGCCGGGTTTGATGCTGTTGAGGGACACCTGTCTCCGCTGGGTGGCTACTCTGTCACCGCCAGAT GTTTTGGCCACTTGACCAGGCAGCTGATGACGCTGGCAGGGGGCCGGGTGGTGCTGGCCCTCGAGGGAGGCCATGACTTGACCGCCATCTGTGATGCCTCTGAGGCCTGTGTCTCCGCTCTGCTCAGCGTGGAG CTGCAGCCCTTGGACGAGGCAGTCTTGCAACAAAAGCCCAGCGTCAACGCAGTGGCCACGCTAGAGAAAGTCATCGAGATCCAGA GCAAACACTGGAGCTGTGTGCAGAGGTTCGCTGCGGGTCTAGGCCGTTCCCTGCGGGAGGCCCAGGCAGGTGAGACAGAGGAGGCTGAGACTGTGAGCGCCATGGCCTTGCTGTCGGTAGGGGCCGAGCAGGCCCAGGCTGCTGCAGGCCGGGAGCACAGCCCCAG GCCGGCAGAGGAGCCCATGGAGCAGGAACCTGCCCTCTGA
- the HDAC5 gene encoding histone deacetylase 5 isoform X3: MNSPTESADGMPGREPSLEILPRTPLHGLPVAVEVKPVLPGAMPSSMGGGGGGSPSPVELRGALAGPVDPALREQQLQQELLALKQQQQLQKQLLFAEFQKQHDHLTRQHEVQLQKHLKQQQEMLAAKRQQELEQQRQREQQRQEELEKQRLEQQLLVLRNKEKSKESAIASTEVKLRLQEFLLSKSKEPPPGGLNHSLPQHPKCWGAHHASLDQSSPPQSGPPGTPPSYKLPLLGPYDSRDDFPLRKTASEPNLKVRSRLKQKVAERRSSPLLRRKDGTVISTFKKRAVEITGAGPGAAAVCNSAPGSGPSSPNSSHSTIAENGFTGSVPNIPTEMLPQHRALPLDSSPNQFSLYTSPSLPNISLGLQATVTVTNSHLTASPKLSTQQEAERQALQSLRQGGALTGKFMSTSSIPGCLLGVALEGDTSPHGHASLLQHVLLLEQARQQSTLIAVPLHGQSPLVTGERVATSMRTVGKLPRHRPLSRTQSSPLPQSPQALQQLVMQQQHQQFLEKQKQQQLGKILTKTGELPRQPTTHPEETEEELTEQQEAFLGEGALTIPREGSTESESTQEDLEEEEEEEEEEEEEEEEEEEDCIQVKDEEGESGAEEGPDLEESSAGYKKVFADAQQLQPLQVYQAPLSLATVPHQALGRTQSSPAAPGGMKSPPDQPTKHLFTTGVVYDTFMLKHQCMCGNTHVHPEHAGRIQSIWSRLQETGLLSKCERIRGRKATLDEIQTVHSEYHTLLYGTSPLNRQKLDSKKLLAGPISQKMYAMLPCGGIGVDSDTVWNEMHSSSAVRMAVGCLVELAFKVATGELKNGFAIIRPPGHHAEESTAMGFCFFNSVAITAKLLQQKLNVGKVLIVDWDIHHGNGTQQAFYNDPSVLYISLHRYDNGNFFPGSGAPEEVGGGPGVGYNVNVAWTGGVDPPIGDVEYLTAFRTVVMPIAHEFSPDVVLVSAGFDAVEGHLSPLGGYSVTARCFGHLTRQLMTLAGGRVVLALEGGHDLTAICDASEACVSALLSVELQPLDEAVLQQKPSVNAVATLEKVIEIQSKHWSCVQRFAAGLGRSLREAQAGETEEAETVSAMALLSVGAEQAQAAAGREHSPRPAEEPMEQEPAL, encoded by the exons CAGATGGGATGCCAGGCCGGGAACCATCCTTGGAAATCCTGCCTCGGACCCCTCTACATGGCCTCCCTGTGGCAG TGGAGGTGAAGCCGGTGCTGCCAGGGGCCATGCCCAGCTccatggggggcgggggaggaggcaGTCCCAGCCCCGTGGAGCTGCGGGGTGCGCTGGCAGGCCCCGTGGACCCCGCGCTGCGGGAGCAGCAGCTACAACAGGAGCTCCTGGCGctcaagcagcagcagcagctgcagaaGCAGCTCCTGTTCGCTGAGTTCCAGAAACAGCACGACCACCTGACCCGGCAGCATGAGGTCCAGCTGCAGAAGCACCTCAAG cagcagcaggagatgCTGGCAGCCAAGAGGCAGCAGGAGCTGGAGCAGCAGCGGCAGCGGGAGCAGCAGCGGCAGGAGGAGCTGGAGAAGCAGCGGCTGGAGCAGCAGCTGCTCGTCCTGCGCAACAAGGAGAAGAGCAAAGAGA GTGCCATCGCCAGCACTGAGGTGAAGCTGAGGCTCCAGGAATTCCTCCTGTCGAAGTCAAAGGAGCCCCCACCAGGCGGCCTCAACCATTCCCTCCCACAGCATCCCAAATGCTG GGGAGCCCACCATGCTTCTTTGGACCAGAGTTCCCCTCCCCAGAGCGGCCCCCCTGGGACGCCTCCCTCCTACAAACTGCCTTTGCTTGGGCCCTACGACAGCCGCGATGACTTCCCCCTCCGCAAAACAG CCTCCGAACCCAACTTAAAAGTACGTTCGAGGCTAAAGCAGAAGGTGGCCGAGCGGAGAAGCAGTCCCCTCCTGCGTCGCAAGGACGGGACTGTCATTAGCACCTTTAAGAAGAGAGCTGTTGAGATCACAGGTGCCGGGCCTGGAG CGGCAGCCGTGTGTAACAGCGCACCAGGCTCCGGCCCCAGCTCTCCTAACAGCTCCCACAGCACCATCGCCGAGAATGGCTTTACTGGCTCAGTCCCCAACATCCCCACCGAG ATGCTCCCCCAGCACCGGGCCCTCCCTCTGGACAGCTCCCCCAACCAGTTCAGCCTCTACACGTCTCCCTCTCTGCCCAACATCTCCCTAGGGCTGCAGGCCACGGTCACCGTCACCAACTCGCACCTCACC gcctccccGAAGCTTTCGACGCAGCAGGAGGCCGAGAGGCAGGCCCTCCAGTCCCTGCGGCAGGGTGGTGCACTGACGGGCAAGTTCATGAGCACATCCTCTATCCCCGGCTGCCTGCTGGGCGTGGCACTGGAGGGCGACACCAGCCCCCACGGGCATGCCTCCCTGCTGCAGCATGTGCTGCTGCTGGAGCAGGCCCGGCAGCAGAGCACCCTCATTGCTG TGCCGCTCCACGGGCAGTCCCCGCTGGTGACGGGTGAGCGCGTGGCCACCAGCATGCGGACGGTGGGCAAGCTCCCTCGGCACCGGCCCCTGAGCCGCACTCAGTCCTCGCCGCTGCCCCAGAGCCCCCAGGCCCTGCAGCAGCTGGTCATGCAGCAGCAGCACCAGCAGTTCCTAGAGAAGCAGAAGCAGCAACAGCTGGGCAAG ATCCTCACCAAGACTGGGGAGCTGCCTCGGCAGCCCACCACCCACCCcgaggagacagaggaggagctgacagaGCAGCAGGAGGCCTTCCTGGGGGAGGGAGCCCTGACCATACCCCGAGAAGGCTCCACGGAGAGTGAGAGCACACAGGAagacctggaggaggaggaagaggaggaggaggaggaggaagaggaggaggaggaggaggaggaggactgcATCCAGGTCAAGGATGAGGAGGGCGAGAGTGGTGCTGAGGAGGGGCCCGACTTGGAGGAGTCCAGTGCTGGTTACAAAAAG GTGTTTGCAGATGCCCAGCAGCTGCAGCCGTTGCAGGTGTACCAGGCGCCCCTCAGCCTGGCCACTGTGCCTCATCAGGCCCTGGGCCGCACCCAGTCCTCACCTGCTGCCCCTGGGGGCATGAAGAGCCCCCCGGACCAGCCCACCAAGCACCTCTTCACCACAG GTGTGGTCTACGACACGTTCATGCTGAAGCACCAGTGCATGTGTGGCAACACACACGTGCACCCCGAGCATGCTGGCCGGATCCAGAGCATCTGGTCTCGGCTGCAGGAGACAGGCCTGCTCAGCAAGTGTGAG CGGATCCGGGGTCGCAAAGCCACGCTGGATGAGATCCAGACGGTGCACTCCGAATACCACACCCTGCTCTATGGGACCAGCCCCCTCAACCGACAGAAGCTGGACAGCAAGAAGCTGCTCG CAGGCCCCATCAGCCAGAAGATGTACGCCATGCTGCCCTGTGGGGGCATCGGG GTGGACAGTGACACCGTGTGGAATGAGATGCACTCCTCCAGTGCCGTGCGCATGGCGGTGGGCTGCCTGGTGGAGCTGGCTTTCAAGGTGGCGACGGGGGAGCTCAAG AATGGTTTTGCCATCATCCGGCCCCCAGGACACCACGCGGAGGAATCCACAGCCAT GGGATTCTGCTTCTTCAACTCTGTAGCCATCACAGCCAAACTCCTGCAGCAGAAACTGAATGTGGGCAAGGTTCTCATCGTGGACTGG GACATTCACCACGGCAATGGCACCCAGCAAGCATTCTACAACGACCCCTCCGTGCTCTACATCTCCCTGCATCGCTATGACAACGGGAACTTCTTTCCGGGCTCTGGGGCTCCTGAAGAG GTTGGCGGAGGGCCGGGCGTGGGGTACAATGTGAACGTGGCATGGACGGGAGGTGTGGATCCCCCCATCGGAGACGTGGAGTACCTAACGGCCTTCAG GACAGTGGTGATGCCCATTGCCCACGAGTTCTCACCTGACGTGGTCCTGGTCTCTGCCGGGTTTGATGCTGTTGAGGGACACCTGTCTCCGCTGGGTGGCTACTCTGTCACCGCCAGAT GTTTTGGCCACTTGACCAGGCAGCTGATGACGCTGGCAGGGGGCCGGGTGGTGCTGGCCCTCGAGGGAGGCCATGACTTGACCGCCATCTGTGATGCCTCTGAGGCCTGTGTCTCCGCTCTGCTCAGCGTGGAG CTGCAGCCCTTGGACGAGGCAGTCTTGCAACAAAAGCCCAGCGTCAACGCAGTGGCCACGCTAGAGAAAGTCATCGAGATCCAGA GCAAACACTGGAGCTGTGTGCAGAGGTTCGCTGCGGGTCTAGGCCGTTCCCTGCGGGAGGCCCAGGCAGGTGAGACAGAGGAGGCTGAGACTGTGAGCGCCATGGCCTTGCTGTCGGTAGGGGCCGAGCAGGCCCAGGCTGCTGCAGGCCGGGAGCACAGCCCCAG GCCGGCAGAGGAGCCCATGGAGCAGGAACCTGCCCTCTGA
- the HDAC5 gene encoding histone deacetylase 5 isoform X4: MNSPTESADGMPGREPSLEILPRTPLHGLPVAVEVKPVLPGAMPSSMGGGGGGSPSPVELRGALAGPVDPALREQQLQQELLALKQQQQLQKQLLFAEFQKQHDHLTRQHEVQLQKHLKQQQEMLAAKRQQELEQQRQREQQRQEELEKQRLEQQLLVLRNKEKSKESAIASTEVKLRLQEFLLSKSKEPPPGGLNHSLPQHPKCWGAHHASLDQSSPPQSGPPGTPPSYKLPLLGPYDSRDDFPLRKTASEPNLKVRSRLKQKVAERRSSPLLRRKDGTVISTFKKRAVEITGAGPGAAAVCNSAPGSGPSSPNSSHSTIAENGFTGSVPNIPTEMLPQHRALPLDSSPNQFSLYTSPSLPNISLGLQATVTVTNSHLTASPKLSTQQEAERQALQSLRQGGALTGKFMSTSSIPGCLLGVALEGDTSPHGHASLLQHVLLLEQARQQSTLIAVPLHGQSPLVTGERVATSMRTVGKLPRHRPLSRTQSSPLPQSPQALQQLVMQQQHQQFLEKQKQQQLGKILTKTGELPRQPTTHPEETEEELTEQQEAFLGEGALTIPREGSTESESTQEDLEEEEEEEEEEEEEEEEEEEDCIQVKDEEGESGAEEGPDLEESSAGYKKVFADAQQLQPLQVYQAPLSLATVPHQALGRTQSSPAAPGGMKSPPDQPTKHLFTTGVVYDTFMLKHQCMCGNTHVHPEHAGRIQSIWSRLQETGLLSKCERIRGRKATLDEIQTVHSEYHTLLYGTSPLNRQKLDSKKLLGPISQKMYAMLPCGGIGVDSDTVWNEMHSSSAVRMAVGCLVELAFKVATGELKNGFAIIRPPGHHAEESTAMGFCFFNSVAITAKLLQQKLNVGKVLIVDWDIHHGNGTQQAFYNDPSVLYISLHRYDNGNFFPGSGAPEEVGGGPGVGYNVNVAWTGGVDPPIGDVEYLTAFRTVVMPIAHEFSPDVVLVSAGFDAVEGHLSPLGGYSVTARCFGHLTRQLMTLAGGRVVLALEGGHDLTAICDASEACVSALLSVELQPLDEAVLQQKPSVNAVATLEKVIEIQSKHWSCVQRFAAGLGRSLREAQAGETEEAETVSAMALLSVGAEQAQAAAGREHSPRPAEEPMEQEPAL, from the exons CAGATGGGATGCCAGGCCGGGAACCATCCTTGGAAATCCTGCCTCGGACCCCTCTACATGGCCTCCCTGTGGCAG TGGAGGTGAAGCCGGTGCTGCCAGGGGCCATGCCCAGCTccatggggggcgggggaggaggcaGTCCCAGCCCCGTGGAGCTGCGGGGTGCGCTGGCAGGCCCCGTGGACCCCGCGCTGCGGGAGCAGCAGCTACAACAGGAGCTCCTGGCGctcaagcagcagcagcagctgcagaaGCAGCTCCTGTTCGCTGAGTTCCAGAAACAGCACGACCACCTGACCCGGCAGCATGAGGTCCAGCTGCAGAAGCACCTCAAG cagcagcaggagatgCTGGCAGCCAAGAGGCAGCAGGAGCTGGAGCAGCAGCGGCAGCGGGAGCAGCAGCGGCAGGAGGAGCTGGAGAAGCAGCGGCTGGAGCAGCAGCTGCTCGTCCTGCGCAACAAGGAGAAGAGCAAAGAGA GTGCCATCGCCAGCACTGAGGTGAAGCTGAGGCTCCAGGAATTCCTCCTGTCGAAGTCAAAGGAGCCCCCACCAGGCGGCCTCAACCATTCCCTCCCACAGCATCCCAAATGCTG GGGAGCCCACCATGCTTCTTTGGACCAGAGTTCCCCTCCCCAGAGCGGCCCCCCTGGGACGCCTCCCTCCTACAAACTGCCTTTGCTTGGGCCCTACGACAGCCGCGATGACTTCCCCCTCCGCAAAACAG CCTCCGAACCCAACTTAAAAGTACGTTCGAGGCTAAAGCAGAAGGTGGCCGAGCGGAGAAGCAGTCCCCTCCTGCGTCGCAAGGACGGGACTGTCATTAGCACCTTTAAGAAGAGAGCTGTTGAGATCACAGGTGCCGGGCCTGGAG CGGCAGCCGTGTGTAACAGCGCACCAGGCTCCGGCCCCAGCTCTCCTAACAGCTCCCACAGCACCATCGCCGAGAATGGCTTTACTGGCTCAGTCCCCAACATCCCCACCGAG ATGCTCCCCCAGCACCGGGCCCTCCCTCTGGACAGCTCCCCCAACCAGTTCAGCCTCTACACGTCTCCCTCTCTGCCCAACATCTCCCTAGGGCTGCAGGCCACGGTCACCGTCACCAACTCGCACCTCACC gcctccccGAAGCTTTCGACGCAGCAGGAGGCCGAGAGGCAGGCCCTCCAGTCCCTGCGGCAGGGTGGTGCACTGACGGGCAAGTTCATGAGCACATCCTCTATCCCCGGCTGCCTGCTGGGCGTGGCACTGGAGGGCGACACCAGCCCCCACGGGCATGCCTCCCTGCTGCAGCATGTGCTGCTGCTGGAGCAGGCCCGGCAGCAGAGCACCCTCATTGCTG TGCCGCTCCACGGGCAGTCCCCGCTGGTGACGGGTGAGCGCGTGGCCACCAGCATGCGGACGGTGGGCAAGCTCCCTCGGCACCGGCCCCTGAGCCGCACTCAGTCCTCGCCGCTGCCCCAGAGCCCCCAGGCCCTGCAGCAGCTGGTCATGCAGCAGCAGCACCAGCAGTTCCTAGAGAAGCAGAAGCAGCAACAGCTGGGCAAG ATCCTCACCAAGACTGGGGAGCTGCCTCGGCAGCCCACCACCCACCCcgaggagacagaggaggagctgacagaGCAGCAGGAGGCCTTCCTGGGGGAGGGAGCCCTGACCATACCCCGAGAAGGCTCCACGGAGAGTGAGAGCACACAGGAagacctggaggaggaggaagaggaggaggaggaggaggaagaggaggaggaggaggaggaggaggactgcATCCAGGTCAAGGATGAGGAGGGCGAGAGTGGTGCTGAGGAGGGGCCCGACTTGGAGGAGTCCAGTGCTGGTTACAAAAAG GTGTTTGCAGATGCCCAGCAGCTGCAGCCGTTGCAGGTGTACCAGGCGCCCCTCAGCCTGGCCACTGTGCCTCATCAGGCCCTGGGCCGCACCCAGTCCTCACCTGCTGCCCCTGGGGGCATGAAGAGCCCCCCGGACCAGCCCACCAAGCACCTCTTCACCACAG GTGTGGTCTACGACACGTTCATGCTGAAGCACCAGTGCATGTGTGGCAACACACACGTGCACCCCGAGCATGCTGGCCGGATCCAGAGCATCTGGTCTCGGCTGCAGGAGACAGGCCTGCTCAGCAAGTGTGAG CGGATCCGGGGTCGCAAAGCCACGCTGGATGAGATCCAGACGGTGCACTCCGAATACCACACCCTGCTCTATGGGACCAGCCCCCTCAACCGACAGAAGCTGGACAGCAAGAAGCTGCTCG GCCCCATCAGCCAGAAGATGTACGCCATGCTGCCCTGTGGGGGCATCGGG GTGGACAGTGACACCGTGTGGAATGAGATGCACTCCTCCAGTGCCGTGCGCATGGCGGTGGGCTGCCTGGTGGAGCTGGCTTTCAAGGTGGCGACGGGGGAGCTCAAG AATGGTTTTGCCATCATCCGGCCCCCAGGACACCACGCGGAGGAATCCACAGCCAT GGGATTCTGCTTCTTCAACTCTGTAGCCATCACAGCCAAACTCCTGCAGCAGAAACTGAATGTGGGCAAGGTTCTCATCGTGGACTGG GACATTCACCACGGCAATGGCACCCAGCAAGCATTCTACAACGACCCCTCCGTGCTCTACATCTCCCTGCATCGCTATGACAACGGGAACTTCTTTCCGGGCTCTGGGGCTCCTGAAGAG GTTGGCGGAGGGCCGGGCGTGGGGTACAATGTGAACGTGGCATGGACGGGAGGTGTGGATCCCCCCATCGGAGACGTGGAGTACCTAACGGCCTTCAG GACAGTGGTGATGCCCATTGCCCACGAGTTCTCACCTGACGTGGTCCTGGTCTCTGCCGGGTTTGATGCTGTTGAGGGACACCTGTCTCCGCTGGGTGGCTACTCTGTCACCGCCAGAT GTTTTGGCCACTTGACCAGGCAGCTGATGACGCTGGCAGGGGGCCGGGTGGTGCTGGCCCTCGAGGGAGGCCATGACTTGACCGCCATCTGTGATGCCTCTGAGGCCTGTGTCTCCGCTCTGCTCAGCGTGGAG CTGCAGCCCTTGGACGAGGCAGTCTTGCAACAAAAGCCCAGCGTCAACGCAGTGGCCACGCTAGAGAAAGTCATCGAGATCCAGA GCAAACACTGGAGCTGTGTGCAGAGGTTCGCTGCGGGTCTAGGCCGTTCCCTGCGGGAGGCCCAGGCAGGTGAGACAGAGGAGGCTGAGACTGTGAGCGCCATGGCCTTGCTGTCGGTAGGGGCCGAGCAGGCCCAGGCTGCTGCAGGCCGGGAGCACAGCCCCAG GCCGGCAGAGGAGCCCATGGAGCAGGAACCTGCCCTCTGA